The Helicobacter pylori genome includes a window with the following:
- the nuoL gene encoding NADH-quinone oxidoreductase subunit L translates to MQYSSLLSVVLFLPLIGALYAGLFGAKAKALHVGVFNSLCVLVSFVGAVVLFIQAWHHQSYEKYLFDWIVVGNFKVGFSLMLDNINAVMIVVVTLVSFLVHVYSIGYMEHDTGFNRYFSYLSGFVFSMLVLVLSDNFLGLFIGWEGVGLCSYLLIGFWYHKTSANNASIEAFVMNRITDLGMLMGIILIFWNFGTLQYKEVFSMLNNADYSMLFYISVFLFIGAMGKSAQFPMHTWLANAMEGPTPVSALIHAATMVTAGVYLVIRANPLYSAVFEVGYFIACLGAFVALFGASMALVNKDLKRIVAYSTLSQLGYMFVAAGLGAYAIALFHLFTHAFFKSLLFLGSGNVMHAMEDNLDITKMGALYKPMRVTAIFMIIGSVALCGIYPFAGYFSKDKILEVAFGMHHHILWFVLLIGAIFTAFYSFRLIMLVFFAPKQHEINHPHETQNFMLLSMLPLGILAVIAGFFEEPFFHFISQVIPSVGEYPVPLALLISITTIVVLLSIAYAIFKYKNGITSKKEGGFLYKLLLNQYYIPQLYQGIAKVFSAIASFLHQVVELRIIDAIVDTIGRSVFVIGRVFRISQDGNLTSMLRFMVAGVLILLAFVAFFGR, encoded by the coding sequence ATGCAGTATTCTTCTTTGCTGTCAGTGGTGTTGTTTTTGCCTTTAATCGGTGCGCTTTATGCGGGGCTGTTTGGGGCTAAAGCTAAAGCGTTGCATGTGGGCGTTTTCAATTCTTTGTGCGTGCTGGTTTCTTTCGTTGGCGCTGTGGTTCTTTTCATTCAAGCATGGCACCATCAAAGCTATGAAAAATATTTATTTGACTGGATCGTGGTAGGGAATTTTAAAGTCGGCTTTTCTCTCATGCTGGATAATATCAATGCGGTCATGATTGTCGTGGTCACTTTAGTTTCTTTCTTAGTACATGTGTATTCTATAGGCTATATGGAGCATGATACAGGGTTTAACCGCTATTTTTCCTACCTCAGCGGCTTTGTGTTTTCCATGCTGGTGTTGGTGTTGAGCGATAATTTCTTAGGGCTTTTCATTGGCTGGGAAGGGGTGGGGCTATGCTCTTACTTGCTCATTGGCTTTTGGTATCATAAAACAAGCGCGAACAACGCTTCTATTGAAGCCTTTGTGATGAATCGGATCACGGATTTAGGCATGCTCATGGGGATTATTTTGATCTTTTGGAATTTTGGCACCCTCCAGTATAAAGAAGTCTTTAGCATGCTCAATAACGCCGATTATTCCATGCTCTTTTACATTAGCGTGTTTCTTTTCATTGGCGCTATGGGGAAGAGCGCTCAATTCCCCATGCACACATGGTTAGCCAACGCTATGGAGGGGCCTACCCCTGTGTCCGCTCTCATCCATGCAGCGACAATGGTAACCGCTGGGGTGTATCTGGTCATCAGAGCCAATCCCTTGTATAGCGCGGTGTTTGAAGTGGGCTATTTTATCGCATGTTTAGGGGCGTTTGTGGCTCTTTTTGGAGCGAGCATGGCTTTAGTCAATAAGGATTTAAAACGCATTGTGGCTTATTCCACGCTTTCTCAATTAGGCTATATGTTTGTAGCGGCCGGTCTTGGGGCTTATGCAATCGCGCTTTTCCACCTCTTCACGCATGCGTTTTTCAAATCCCTCCTTTTCTTAGGCTCAGGGAATGTCATGCATGCGATGGAAGACAATTTGGATATTACCAAAATGGGCGCTTTATACAAACCCATGAGAGTTACAGCGATCTTTATGATTATAGGTTCAGTGGCTTTGTGCGGGATTTACCCTTTCGCAGGATACTTTTCTAAAGACAAAATTTTAGAAGTGGCTTTTGGGATGCACCACCACATTTTATGGTTTGTTCTTCTAATTGGGGCGATCTTTACCGCTTTTTATAGCTTCAGGCTCATCATGCTTGTGTTTTTTGCGCCCAAACAGCACGAAATCAACCACCCCCATGAGACTCAAAATTTCATGCTTTTAAGCATGCTGCCGTTAGGGATTTTAGCGGTCATTGCCGGGTTTTTTGAAGAGCCGTTTTTTCATTTCATCTCTCAAGTGATCCCTAGCGTTGGAGAATATCCCGTCCCGCTCGCTCTTTTAATCAGTATCACCACCATAGTGGTGTTGTTGAGTATCGCCTACGCCATATTTAAATATAAAAATGGTATCACTTCCAAAAAAGAGGGGGGCTTTTTATACAAGCTCTTGCTCAACCAATACTATATCCCGCAACTCTATCAAGGGATTGCAAAAGTTTTTAGCGCTATCGCTTCATTCTTGCACCAAGTCGTGGAATTAAGGATCATTGATGCGATAGTGGACACTATAGGAAGAAGCGTTTTTGTTATAGGGCGTGTGTTTAGAATCAGTCAAGACGGGAATTTAACCTCCATGCTGCGCTTCATGGTGGCTGGGGTTTTAATCTTGTTAGCGTTTGTAGCTTTTTTTGGGAGATAA
- a CDS encoding NADH-ubiquinone oxidoreductase subunit E family protein, which yields MKRFDLRPLKAGIFERLEELIKKEMQPNEVAIFMFEVGDFSNIPKSAEFIQSKGHELLNSLRFNQADWTIVVRKKA from the coding sequence ATGAAACGCTTTGATTTGCGCCCCTTAAAAGCGGGTATTTTTGAACGCTTAGAAGAATTGATTAAAAAAGAAATGCAACCTAATGAAGTCGCTATTTTCATGTTTGAAGTGGGGGATTTTTCTAACATCCCTAAGAGCGCTGAATTTATCCAATCTAAAGGGCATGAGCTTCTCAATTCTTTGCGTTTCAATCAAGCGGATTGGACGATTGTCGTGAGAAAAAAGGCTTGA
- the nuoH gene encoding NADH-quinone oxidoreductase subunit NuoH, translated as MSAYIIETLIKILILVAVFSALGGFATYIERKVLAYFQRRLGPCYVGPFGLLQVAADGIKLFTKEDIIPQGANKFIFTLAPIIAMVSAFVSMAPIPFFPNFTLFGYEIKPLISDINIGFLFFLAVGAAGIYAPILAGLASNNKYSLIGSARATIQLLSFEVVSTLTILAPLMVVGSLSLVEINHYQSGGFLDWLVFKQPLAFVLFLIASYAELNRTPFDLLEHEAEIVAGYCTEYSGLKWGMFFLAEYAHLFAFSFVISIVFFGGFNAWGFIPGGIAILIKAGFFVFLSMWVRATYPHVRPDQLMNMCWKIMLPLALLNIVLTGIIILI; from the coding sequence ATGAGCGCTTATATCATTGAAACCCTGATTAAAATTTTGATTTTAGTCGCTGTTTTTTCGGCTTTGGGAGGCTTTGCCACTTACATTGAAAGGAAAGTGTTAGCCTATTTCCAACGCCGTTTAGGGCCTTGTTATGTGGGGCCTTTTGGGCTTTTGCAAGTCGCAGCAGATGGCATTAAGCTTTTCACTAAAGAAGACATTATCCCCCAAGGCGCAAACAAGTTCATTTTCACGCTAGCGCCCATTATTGCGATGGTGAGCGCGTTTGTGTCCATGGCGCCTATCCCCTTTTTCCCTAATTTCACTCTGTTTGGCTATGAGATCAAGCCCCTTATTTCTGACATTAACATTGGCTTTTTGTTTTTCTTAGCCGTGGGTGCAGCAGGGATTTATGCGCCTATTTTAGCCGGGCTTGCCTCTAATAACAAATACTCTTTAATTGGCTCAGCAAGAGCGACGATCCAACTGCTCAGCTTTGAAGTGGTCAGCACTTTAACCATTCTAGCCCCCTTAATGGTGGTAGGATCGCTCTCTTTAGTGGAAATCAATCATTACCAAAGCGGCGGGTTTTTAGATTGGCTTGTGTTTAAGCAGCCTCTAGCGTTTGTTTTGTTTTTGATCGCCAGTTACGCTGAATTGAATCGAACCCCCTTTGACTTGTTGGAGCATGAAGCCGAGATTGTAGCCGGGTATTGCACCGAATACAGCGGCTTGAAATGGGGCATGTTCTTTTTAGCGGAATACGCGCATTTATTCGCTTTTTCTTTTGTGATTTCTATTGTGTTTTTTGGCGGGTTTAACGCATGGGGCTTTATCCCTGGAGGCATAGCGATTTTGATTAAAGCGGGCTTTTTTGTCTTTTTATCCATGTGGGTTAGAGCGACTTATCCGCATGTGCGCCCAGACCAACTGATGAATATGTGCTGGAAAATCATGCTGCCTTTAGCGTTATTGAACATCGTGCTAACAGGCATTATCATTTTAATTTAA
- a CDS encoding NADH-quinone oxidoreductase subunit J has protein sequence MFETIAFYFFAILTLSMALVVITTTNILYAITALASSMVFISAFFFLLDAEFLGVVQITVYVGAVIVMYAFGMMFFNSAAEVIERKQSPKILCTLSFGVALLLTLILSAPSIGENLSNQVNSNAIDAQIPNIKAIGYVLFTNYLIPFEAAALMLLVAMVGGIATGIQKIHGKNHTQFIKESL, from the coding sequence ATGTTTGAAACCATTGCCTTTTATTTCTTTGCGATCCTTACTTTAAGCATGGCGTTAGTGGTGATCACCACCACGAATATCCTCTATGCCATTACCGCTCTTGCTAGCAGCATGGTTTTTATTTCCGCTTTTTTCTTTTTACTAGACGCTGAGTTTTTGGGCGTGGTGCAAATCACGGTATATGTGGGCGCGGTCATTGTGATGTATGCGTTTGGCATGATGTTTTTCAACTCCGCTGCAGAAGTGATCGAACGCAAGCAAAGCCCTAAAATCTTGTGCACGCTTTCATTTGGCGTGGCGCTGTTGCTCACCTTAATTTTAAGCGCTCCTAGTATTGGCGAAAACCTTTCTAATCAAGTCAATTCCAACGCTATTGATGCGCAAATCCCCAACATTAAAGCCATTGGTTATGTGCTTTTTACCAATTACCTCATCCCTTTTGAAGCGGCGGCTTTAATGCTTTTAGTCGCTATGGTTGGAGGCATCGCTACAGGGATTCAAAAAATCCATGGGAAAAATCACACGCAATTTATAAAGGAATCTCTATGA
- the nuoI gene encoding NADH-quinone oxidoreductase subunit NuoI, which produces MAKQEYKQLPKRAEVHSATEQFKDTLKTSLGLDLFKGLGLTIKEFFSPSVTIHYPMEQLPLSPRYRAVHHLQRLLDSGSERCIGCGLCEKICTSNCIRIITHKGEDNRKKIDSYTINLGRCIYCGLCAEVCPELAIVMGNRFENASTQRSQYGSKNEFLTSEQDAKNCSHAEFLGFGAVSPNYNERMQATPLDYVQEPSKEETKEETPTNPESNKGDENV; this is translated from the coding sequence ATGGCCAAACAAGAATACAAGCAACTTCCTAAACGAGCCGAAGTCCATAGTGCGACCGAGCAATTTAAAGACACCCTTAAAACGAGCTTGGGTTTGGATCTATTCAAAGGGCTAGGGCTTACGATCAAGGAATTTTTTAGCCCAAGCGTAACCATCCATTACCCTATGGAGCAACTCCCTTTAAGCCCACGCTATCGCGCGGTGCATCATTTGCAACGGCTTTTAGACTCAGGCTCTGAAAGGTGTATTGGTTGCGGGCTGTGCGAAAAGATTTGCACGAGCAATTGCATAAGGATCATCACGCATAAGGGCGAAGACAACCGCAAAAAGATCGATTCTTACACGATCAATTTGGGGCGTTGCATTTATTGCGGGTTGTGCGCGGAAGTTTGCCCAGAATTAGCGATTGTTATGGGGAATCGGTTTGAAAACGCTAGCACCCAACGCTCCCAATACGGCTCTAAAAACGAGTTTCTAACGAGCGAACAAGACGCTAAAAACTGCTCTCATGCCGAGTTTTTAGGCTTTGGTGCGGTAAGCCCTAATTACAATGAACGCATGCAAGCTACCCCTTTAGATTATGTCCAAGAGCCCTCAAAAGAAGAAACAAAAGAAGAAACTCCAACAAACCCAGAAAGCAACAAGGGAGATGAAAATGTTTGA
- the nuoK gene encoding NADH-quinone oxidoreductase subunit NuoK encodes MIGLNHYLIVSGLLFCIGLAGMLKRKNILLLFFSTEIMLNAINIGFVAISKYTHNLGGQMFALFIIAIAASEVAIGLGLVILWFKKYKSLDIDSLNAMKG; translated from the coding sequence ATGATAGGGTTAAACCACTATTTGATTGTTTCAGGGTTGCTCTTTTGCATTGGTTTAGCGGGCATGCTGAAACGCAAAAACATTCTGTTACTCTTTTTTTCTACAGAAATCATGCTCAACGCGATCAATATCGGTTTTGTAGCGATCTCTAAATACACGCATAATTTAGGCGGGCAGATGTTCGCGCTCTTTATTATCGCTATTGCCGCTAGTGAGGTGGCTATTGGTTTGGGCTTGGTGATTTTGTGGTTTAAGAAATACAAGAGCTTAGATATTGATTCTTTAAACGCTATGAAAGGTTGA
- a CDS encoding NADH-quinone oxidoreductase subunit G, with product MITMNINGKTIECREGQSVLEAARSTGIYIPTICYLSGCSPTVACKMCMVEMDGKRVYSCNTKAKNNAVILTNTPTLMDERKSIMQTYDVNHPLECGVCDKSGECELQDMTHLTGVEHQPYAVADDFKALDSWAKALYDPNLCIMCERCVTTCKDNVGENNLKATKADLHAPDKFKDSMSKDAFSVWSRKQKGIISFVGSVPCYDCGECIAVCPVGALSYKDFAYTANAWELKKIHSTCSHCSAGCLISYDVRHFDTLGEESKIFRVLNDFYHNPICGAGRFAFDVSSSPKGSVNLKEAQNALKECEAVRIGGDITNEEAFLIERLRKELDFKIYNQEAYHFQQFLKVLGEVKRPSVEEIKTSHLVVTIGSSIKTENPLVRYAINNALKLNKASLIAMHPIKDNALANLCRSSFCITHEVGAEEILLGMLLKMLNIESAALKSLEDSKQSIVDEAALKALEEERKKALEQAEQGCSIGENKEENQEENKTEVKEESIEVPTKTTYWLLEEAGINSETYEKILALLQKSNNTLLVVGEEIYSHKQAHNIAKMLRLLAQKSAIKLILIPPSANALGIASICQLSEEVFEHEKIVGIRAQGDFTINSDDRVFGKDAVSKVDFILPSLNQLEGTITNIEGRVLPLKPALRFEGYDLSDIMQGFGFVEENLTECTHKLPTEAGFKAIEFDRLTNYFTNDRINHRGYLLGTSRFEESAKECETIECEPIKPLKEKIAFNAYLKYPETQFNNATNKSENLQLKAGVYVSKAFLKKLNKEVGQSITLSKEEEELTGVLYLDESLDQEVFVISPSLLKNHSGFFRESVFDSVDLKEQA from the coding sequence ATGATCACAATGAATATCAATGGCAAAACGATTGAATGCCGAGAGGGACAAAGCGTTTTAGAGGCTGCTAGGAGCACTGGGATCTACATCCCTACTATTTGCTATTTAAGCGGTTGCTCGCCCACAGTCGCATGCAAAATGTGCATGGTTGAAATGGATGGCAAACGGGTTTATAGCTGCAACACGAAAGCCAAAAACAACGCCGTTATCCTCACTAACACCCCAACGCTCATGGATGAAAGAAAAAGCATCATGCAAACTTATGATGTCAACCACCCCCTAGAGTGCGGTGTGTGCGATAAAAGCGGGGAGTGCGAATTGCAAGACATGACGCATTTAACCGGCGTGGAGCACCAACCTTATGCGGTGGCTGATGATTTTAAAGCTCTAGATTCATGGGCAAAAGCCTTGTATGATCCTAATTTGTGCATCATGTGCGAAAGGTGCGTAACCACTTGCAAGGACAATGTGGGCGAAAACAACCTTAAAGCCACTAAAGCCGATTTGCATGCTCCGGATAAATTTAAAGACAGCATGTCCAAAGACGCTTTTAGCGTGTGGAGTCGTAAGCAAAAAGGCATTATTTCTTTTGTGGGTAGCGTGCCTTGTTATGATTGCGGGGAATGCATTGCGGTATGCCCTGTGGGCGCTTTGAGCTATAAAGATTTCGCTTACACGGCTAACGCATGGGAACTAAAAAAGATCCATTCTACTTGTTCGCATTGCTCAGCCGGGTGTTTGATTTCTTATGATGTGCGCCATTTTGATACTCTAGGCGAAGAATCTAAAATTTTTAGGGTGCTTAATGACTTTTACCATAACCCTATTTGTGGGGCAGGCCGTTTCGCTTTTGATGTGAGCTCTAGCCCTAAAGGCAGCGTTAATCTTAAAGAAGCGCAAAACGCCCTCAAAGAATGCGAAGCGGTGCGAATAGGTGGGGATATTACGAATGAAGAGGCGTTTTTAATAGAGCGTTTAAGGAAAGAGCTTGATTTTAAAATCTACAATCAAGAAGCGTATCATTTCCAGCAATTCTTAAAAGTATTGGGCGAAGTTAAACGCCCCAGTGTTGAAGAGATTAAAACTTCTCATTTAGTCGTTACGATAGGCTCTTCTATCAAAACGGAAAACCCTTTGGTGCGCTATGCCATCAATAACGCTCTCAAACTCAATAAAGCTTCTTTAATCGCTATGCACCCTATCAAGGATAACGCGCTAGCGAATTTGTGCCGAAGCTCTTTTTGCATCACCCATGAAGTGGGGGCTGAAGAAATCCTTTTAGGCATGCTTTTAAAAATGCTTAACATTGAAAGCGCGGCTCTAAAAAGCTTAGAAGATTCCAAGCAAAGCATTGTAGATGAAGCGGCTCTTAAAGCCTTAGAAGAAGAGCGAAAAAAAGCTTTAGAACAAGCCGAGCAAGGGTGCAGTATTGGAGAAAATAAAGAAGAAAATCAAGAAGAAAACAAGACAGAGGTTAAAGAAGAAAGCATTGAAGTCCCTACCAAAACCACTTATTGGTTGCTTGAAGAAGCGGGCATCAATTCAGAAACTTATGAAAAAATTCTGGCTCTTTTGCAAAAATCAAATAACACCTTGCTAGTGGTTGGCGAAGAAATCTATAGCCACAAACAAGCCCACAATATCGCTAAAATGTTGCGCTTGTTAGCCCAAAAAAGCGCTATTAAACTCATTCTTATCCCCCCAAGTGCGAACGCTTTAGGCATCGCTTCTATTTGTCAATTGAGCGAAGAAGTTTTTGAGCATGAAAAAATTGTAGGCATTCGCGCTCAAGGGGATTTCACTATCAATAGCGATGATAGGGTTTTTGGAAAAGACGCTGTCAGCAAAGTGGATTTTATTTTACCCAGTCTCAACCAGCTAGAAGGCACAATCACCAATATTGAAGGGCGTGTGTTGCCCTTAAAACCGGCTTTGAGGTTTGAGGGCTATGATTTGAGCGATATTATGCAAGGCTTTGGCTTTGTGGAAGAAAACCTCACAGAATGCACCCATAAACTCCCTACAGAAGCGGGCTTTAAAGCCATAGAATTTGATCGTCTAACCAACTATTTCACCAACGACAGAATCAACCACAGAGGCTATCTGCTAGGAACAAGCCGTTTTGAAGAGAGCGCTAAAGAATGCGAAACCATAGAATGCGAGCCTATCAAGCCTTTAAAAGAAAAAATCGCTTTCAACGCGTATTTAAAATACCCAGAAACGCAATTCAATAACGCTACCAATAAAAGCGAGAATTTGCAATTAAAAGCCGGTGTCTATGTGTCTAAAGCTTTCTTAAAAAAATTGAATAAAGAAGTGGGGCAAAGCATCACTTTATCTAAAGAAGAAGAGGAATTAACAGGCGTTTTGTATCTTGATGAAAGCTTGGATCAAGAGGTGTTTGTTATCTCGCCTTCTCTTTTGAAAAACCATTCTGGCTTTTTTAGAGAGAGCGTGTTTGATAGCGTGGATTTAAAGGAGCAAGCATGA